The nucleotide window CGGCAGTAAATTCTCACCCCCCACCCCAGAAGCAGTAAATCCAACGGCTTCATATTGAAAGTGAGGTAAGCTTCTCAGAACAGCATCTCGCTCTGTAGGAGAAGTCGTAAAAAAATGACCCCCGGCGATAGTATTGTAAAAACGGTAAGCGGGTGTTTGTAAAAGAGAATCTGAAATCTGCCAATCAATTACAGTAGATGGTAAAGTTGGGGTAGACGGTGAAGTTGTAGGAGCATTAATTCTCAGTGTTGAATTTTTAATCATCCCTGTATTATTCAATTCATCAAATTCTTGACTCCTATTATCTGAATCAATAATCCATCCTACATAATAATTACCTGCAGCAATCGTAGGAAATTTACCTGTCCAAGTTATAGATTCAGAAGCAAAAGGAGCAATAGGAGAAACAATTACATCTCCAATTTTGAAGTCACTGGTCGTAATAGAACTGTCCGTTGAAGCATAAAATGAAACGATTATAGGAGCAGAGGATGGGGCTGTACCATTATTGCGAATTGTTGTCGTAATAGAAAAAGAATTTCCTGGAGTGATTTGAGTCGATAAAAATGAGGCTGAGTTGGTATCAAACCACTTGTCATAATCTACCCAATCCGGCTTATCTATCGGTTGTAAACTAGCATTATCTTGATTAATCCAATTGGTGAGAGTATTAGCTCGATTTTCTGTGATGCGAGTAAATTGATTATAAATTCCCGCTCTTGTAATGGTATTATAAAACATAGCGGAAGCAATACCATAAATAACTTTCTCATTTCCCTGATTGATCCACATTGGACTTCCACTAATACCAGTAGCAAAATCAAGGTCTGTACTTTTTAAGACAAAATTACTCACCTCGCTAATTGTTCCGACTTGATAAGTCATATCATAATTATCCCAAATTCCATCTTTATTTGGGTCGAAAAAATCACTCGGATAACCAGCTACATTGACTTGAGTTCCATTGCTAATATTATTAAACCCATAATTAAACCAACCTGTGTAGTTCCCAATATTACGATCAACAGTGATTAATCCCCAATCGTAATCATAATTCTCCCCATTAGCCCAAACATTATCTACTCGTAAATTAACTGAATTGGCAACCCCATAATATTCAAAATTAGCCCGATCATCCCTAGTAATAGTCCCTTTTGAGCCTAATATAACTTCTACTCGTTGTGCATATCCTCCCTCACTTACATCATGTAAATTATGTCCAGCAGTGAGTAAATGATAAGGACTCACCATTGCACCAGACCCAATAGTAATCTCACCATTTGACCAATAAGTTACAATCCGAGCTACCCCACTAAAAGGAAATGTAAGGGTATCATTAACTCGTTGCCGATTATCTGTGCCTAAAATTCCATTAGGTTGCCAAGGATTAAAAGGTGAAAACATTGATTGGTATTTATCCTCCCATTCTTGATTTTTCTGGCTCAATAAGTCATCTTTATGGGAAGATTTTAACCCAACAGCTAAATAGTCTTTCTCTAGCTTTGTGTTGAATAAATTATTAATTGAAGACTCTGAATAAACCATGTTGATAAAATAAATTTAAAATTTCATTTATAGATTATTTGCATATTAATCCATAAAAGTCAAGCTAAAAATTGAGTTACTTACTTCATATTCTTCATATTTTTCATATTTTTTACATTTTCTAAGTAAAATCTAGAATTTAAAATTTTTTTATATATTACGCTATAGTTAAAAGCAGGCTATCACTAATTTTTATTAAAGGATTTAACCGAAAAAGTGACCAAGCCTACTTGTCTAAATAATGATTGATTTTTTTCTATTGTGTTAATTCAAGCTCTCGATAAAACTTAATAGCGAAATACAGCCGCTAATGAAGCTCCTTCAGGAACTTTTTCCGGTTCAACCGCATAAATTGTACCCCCATTAAGAAAAGTTTGAACCGAGGCTAAATTGAGTAAATCTTCGTCTCCTGGTTCAGGTTGCTCGTGAATTTGCAGTTGATCAGCTTGAGGATCAAAATTACCCCATTGCTGTTTTCCCACCGCAACAAATAATTCAGCTACACGACCATAACAAGCCGCAGAAACAACCTCTTTAAGATTACTAGAAGCTCGTCCAACTCCGACTAATTCTTGATATTGATCGATCGCTTTTTTTTGAGATTGAGTAAAATAAGGCTCTACAATTGGCCAGACTTGGGTGTGAAGTTCTTCTGCACCGAGAGTTTTTGGATTGCCGGTAATAGCATCTTCCAAAAGATGTTGATAAGTATTGGCTTCTTGATAAATGGGTAAAAGATAGTCAACTCCCATCAACACCAACGGAGCTTGTTTATTAGTAATATAGTCTTGCACCCCTCGATCAAGCTGTAGAAAAAATTGTAAAATATTGCGTCGATTATCATCTGTATCTGGACTACCTTGACCATGAAATACTCCAGTTTGTTGAAAACTATTATTTGTTCCCCCTCTAGAGGTACTAATCCGATTTTGCAAACTATTTTCAGGTTCATCATATTGGAGAGCTTCAGTCATATTATGGGGCACATTTTCCATCTCAATCTCTTTAATCGTGTCACGAGTCCCCATAAATAGCCTAACTTCTTTTTGACTTAAAGCCAGGATATAAAATTCTCCATCTCCGGTTAATAAGGGCATTAATGGTTTAAGATGAAAGCGATCGCTAACAACAACTAATTCATTAAAATTAAGCGGTAAGCGGTAGTATTGAAAGAAATTATCGCCTACAAAAATGGCTAACCCCTCATCTTGATGTTGCCAAAACTCCTCCTTATCTAAGTCCATAGCGGGTTGTACAAAATTTACCGCATCATTTCGATCTAAGTGATATTCTTCTTGTAAATACTCTTGAGCTTGTTTAATTAAATTTTTAAAGCGGATGGGATTTTGTCGTGTTTCAGCCCCTCTTGTATAAGTGGGCATATAAAGAGATACACACAATCCTTGTGAGTGTTCCACTAAGGTTTTTAGTTCATCAATTGATAATAGACTCATAATTTTAGCTCGATTGAAGTTTATTTTCAGCTAATTTTTTCGGTAAAAAATAGATCTCTAATTTTTTCTGATTTCTCTCTAGTTGTTTAAATCTTATCTAAAATTATGGGAAAACTCCTCTTTCTAAAGTGTTACTTCAGGAAAATAATAATAATTCTTTGGGAAGAAATTAGTTAACTTAAAATAAAATGCCCTTGACTGAGCCAAGAAAGCTAATCTCATATAAAGTTAGTTTAACTTTAAGAAAACTTTGTAGGTAGAAATTACGGATTTTTTTCAGGTTGATGGCTGTACTTCAGTATTAATTAGAATAAAAGGGTTAATATATGAAAATAAAAAGAATTATTTTATCAGAGTTACTAATCATTACTGTTAAGCCTTGAATTATCGTGAGGTACTTAGTTCATTTGTATTAATAGGTAACTTTTAAAACCTAATTTCTGCAACAGGGAGGAACTTAGCACTTTAATTTATTGATCTTCCTTGACTTTCAAGGAACTTTTTTTATCTGTTTTGAGTCCAGTCTAAAGTTTAGAGATAAAACCCCATAAGCACTCAGATATCTTAAATTTGTGCTGATTCATAACTTTGTTATTTTTTCCTAAAAATGCCTAATTTTAAGCAAATAATCGATATTTTTGCCAAGTATGTCTTAATTAATCATTGTGGATTTAAGCAGAGTTAATAATCAAAAAAAATAAAGATAAAAATCTGATATTAATCGGTGCAAAATAAATCGGTTAAGTATTAAAGATCATTAAACCTATATTTATTGATGATTTTATTATTTTATTTTTGCAAAATTGAAGCTAAAGAGAACAATTTCATGGAATTCCCTCAAAACCAAACTCTTACTAAATTTGTCAAATTTTTATTAATAACAGCAGGAGTTATAACTTTTTTCGCATTTCTTATAGATTTGAAAAATACTCTTACTTATTGGGGATCAGATTTAAGAAACAGAATTGTAGGAGCAAGACTATTAATTGAGGGAATGAATCCGTATTTTTTTCAGTGGCATCAAGGAATATCAGAAAAATTATTAGATCCACAGGATTCACTTAAATCAATTACTACTAGAGTAAGTGTTACTCCTACCGTTCTTACTATACATTCAATGATCGCAGGATTGTCATTTTTGAATCAAAAATTAATCTGGTTGCTCGTACAATGGGGGGCCTTTTTATCTACTGTCTTAATTTTTTATAAAACCAATAGTAAATTTATTAAGAAAATTTTAATATTAATTATTGGTTGGTTTTTTGCAAATAGTTTTTTTTGGCGTTACCATGTTAATGCAGGACAAATGTACGTTATCTATGTATTTTTAGTCTCTTTAGCCTTATTTGTTTTACATCAGAATTTCAAATATCATGAAAATTTAAGTGGATTTATCTTAGGATTGACGATGAGTTTAAGACCTCCATTTATACTGTTTTTTATTCCTTTTCTTATTTATCGTAAATGGAAATTATTATTTAGCGTAATTACTGGTTTATTATTTGGGGTTCTTATCCCTTTTGTTTTTATGAACTTTTCTATTTGGAAAAGCTATTTTTTTGCGGTAACTGGAATGACACAAGTGATCAATCCGTCTTCATCTATGCCATCAACGAACAATGCTATTCCTCAAACCGCAATAAACTATCCAAAAATTATTGAAGGAATGAACTTTCGGTTAATACCTAAACATTGGGGTTTTCCAGATTCTTCTCTCCAAAATTTATTGACTATGTTGAACATAGATATTCCATCTAAATTATTAATAATAAGTGCAGTTTTTATGATTTTATTATTATCTTTTTTGTTTTTTGTTAAATGGATTAAAATATTTTCTATTAATCGGGTTTTTTTGGCAGTTATGGTTCTCTATTTAATTAGCGAATTTTTAATTCCTATTCCTCGATATGCTTACTATGATATTCAATGGATATTACCCTTATTTATTATAGTAGAAGAATCAAATACTTCAAATCTTTTATCCAATAAATTAATTATGGTTCTATTAGTTGGACTACTTCTTGGTCTCGGTAGCTTTAACTGGATGTATGGAGCTTTTTATCTGAGTATTTTCTTAATCAGTTTTTATGTTATAGTTACGTCGATAATAGTTATCAAAGAGAAGGGAAAATATCAGATTCAGGGTGAATAAGTTTGATTTTAACTCAATCTTTTTCCCTCTAGAAACAGGTAATTATCCATTATTGACCCTACTTTTCAATAATCCCGCCACCGAGTAAAATATCTCCTTGATACAGCACGGCGGCTTGTCCTGGAGTAATTCCAAATTGGGGTTCATCAAACACTAATGTAATCCGATTATCACCCAAAGGAATCACATTAACCCGAACCGGAAAACTCCGATAACGGACTTGTGCTTCAGTCTGAATGGGGGTAGAAGGATCAGGGATAGAAACCCAATTCATTCTGGAAACATTACATTCACTTTGTCCAGCATCGGCACGATTTCCCACAATAACCCGATTCATAATCGGATCTAGTTTAACTACATAAAGAGGTTCAGGAGCAGCAACTCCTAAGCCTTTGCGTTGACCAATGGTATAGTGATGTATGCCTTTATGTTTCCCTAAGACCTTCCCTTTAAGGTCAACAATATCTCCTTCTTTTTGCTTAATATATTTATCTAAAAACTCCTGCATTGAACCGTGAGCTTCAATTAAACATAGGTCTTGGCTCTCTGGTTTATCGGCTGTTTTTAAGCCAAATTCATGGGCAATTCGTCTTGTTTCTTCCTTGGTTTGATTCCCCAACGGAAAAAGAGTTGCCGCTAATAAGTCTTGAGTGAGATCATATAAAAAATAAGATTGATCTTTATTGCGATCGACTGCCCGTAATAATTGATAGCGCCCAGACACTTCATCATAACCAATTCGGGCATAATGACCGGTAGCAATGCGGTCAATTCCTAACTCTTGACGAGCATAATTTAACATCGGGCCAAATTTAACCGCCCGATTACATTGAGAACAAGGTAACGGGGTAATTCCCACTTCATAACCCGATACTAAATAATCGATAATATTTTTCTCAAAAACGTCCCGGCTATCAACAATATGATGAGGAATTCCCAATTGTTCACAAATAAAGGCCGCATCTACCATTCCCTCACTACAACATTGGCCTTTACCCTTCATTAACCACAGAGTAAGACCCACAACGTCATATCCTTGATGATGTAAGCTAGCGGCGGCGGTAGAACTGTCAACTCCACCCGATAGGCCGACGACGACACGATTCATAGAGTTAATAGTCAATATCAAATAATTATTTCATCTCTTCTAGGCTAACATTATCCCTCTATAATTGAGACATAGTGAATAACTCGATTAATCTCACTCCTCACCACAGCAGCCAACTTAACCAAAGAGCGTGTGAGGATTAATAAAAATGCTAAATCTTAAATTAAACCTTTTATCGGGTCGATGTTTCCATCATCTGGGTCAATTTTTAGTCATCTTTTCAGGATTCAGTATAGGGAATATTGCTTACAGTGCCCCTTTATTGGTGGGAGAACTTCCCCCTCCCCCCTCGATGAATGAGGATTTTTCTTCTTATCCAGAGGAGTCTGTGGAGACAATTCCTTATTTTGAGGAAACTCCAACCTCTCCCGACTCTGAAGTCCTACAGCGTGAGTATAATTTTCAAGCTCCCCAACCGAATTATTATTCTGTTCCTAATCGTGAACCTTCTCATGCTACTGATAAATCAGTGGAATTATATCGAGTTGAAGTTATAGCCGAGGATAAATCTTTATTGTCTCAAGTCAGAGAAATAGAACCTTTTGCCTACTTTCAAATCAATGGCACAGGTATCTATGCAGGATTATTTCAAGATCAACAAGAAGCCCAAAAACGAGTTCAACAGCTAATCAATCAAGGGCTTTCCGCTCGGATAGTCCCTGTTAATTATAGTGTTAGTTCGTCCTACGATATCCCTGTCCAAAATTGAGTGTGGGGAGAGGGGGGAGTGTGGGGAGAGGGGGGAGAGGGGGGAGTGTGGGGAGAGGGGGGAGTGTGGGGAGAGGGGGGAGAGGGGGGAGTGTGGGGAGAGGGGGGAGTGTGGGGAGTGTAGAGACGTTGCATGCAACGTCTCTACTTGACGGTTTATTTCTTAAGTTTGTTAAAACCTCCAATCTCATAGCAGTAAACTTTTAACTCCCTGCCTCGGAGCCTTCTGCAAAAGAAACAAAAAGAGGGAAACTATTGTTAGCTTCCCCCTTTCATAAATAAGTCAGTTTCCAATCAAAAACTAGAAACCTAAATTACTTCCACTTACGGGCAACCAATTCAGCTAAATCAACAACTCGTTGAGAATAGCCCCACTCGTTGTCATACCAAGCAACAACTTTAACCATATCGCCACCCATAACCATAGTTAGGCTACCATCTATAGTTGAAGAACAATCCGTTCCGCGATAATCGGAAGAGACCAAAGGCAGATCGTTATACTCTAAAATCCCCTTAAGAGAATTTTCAGAAGCCGCTTTAAGAACTTCGTTAACCTGTTCTGCTAAAGTCGGTTTTTCAACTTGAGCCACTAAATCTACGACAGACACATTAGGCGTAGGAACTCGCAGAGCAATTCCATTGAGTTTTCCTTTCATATCAGGAATAACTAACGCTACCGCTTTAGCTGCCCCAGTAGAGGTGGGAACGATATTTACAGCGGCTGCTCTTGCCCGACGAAGATCTCGGTGACTTGCATCTAAAATCCGTTGATCCCCAGTGTAACTGTGGGTGGTGGTCATTGTTCCTTTGATAATGCCAAAGTTTTCATGAATCACTTTTACCACAGGGGCTAAACAGTTGGTCGTACAACTGGCATTACTGACAACCGCGTGGGCATCATGTTCATATTCATCGTGGTTGACTCCCATCACATAAGTCCCGATATTGGGCCCTTTACCAGGAGCAGTAATTAAAACTTTTTTTGCCCCTGCTACTATGTGCTTAGACGCTCCTTCGTAATCCACAAATACCCCAGTCGATTCGATGATTAAATCGATTCCCCAGTCAGCCCAGGGCAAGTTTAAGGGGTTGCGATCGGAATAGCACTTGATGGTTTTTCCATTAACTATAATGGAGTTTTCATCTGCGCTGATATCAGCGTCTAATTTGCCCAACATTGAGTCATATTTGAGCAAATGAGCATTGGTTTTAGGATCTGAGGTATCATTTAGCCCCACTACTTCTAACTGGCTATCTTGTCGCCCTAGCCAGCATCTTAAAAAATTACGTCCAATGCGTCCGAATCCGTTAATCGCTACTCTAATCACTGCTTCTTGCCCTCTGTATTTTAGCTAAATACATTAAAACATTATTAATGACCCCAATGATATCCTAAAGCTTGTACAATTTCGATCCCCATCGGCAAATTTGTCTTAATCGACCATTTTTTTCTGAACAAATGTACTCTTTAAGGCTCATCTCATCCAATTTTCCGCCAAAAAAAACCCCCTCAGAGGACAAAGAAAACAAGACAAGTAAACCTATCCCTCAAATGCAAGTATTCTAGGGAACATACAATCCTAGATTTAACGTCAAAAAATCTGGTCGGGGACTTATGACGGATTCTTGAAGTTTCTGCTATCATAAGCCGTAATTATTTTTAAACTATACCTATTAGAAAAACAATACTATTATTTTAGTGTTGTGGTGTGTCAGGAGATTTAATGGTGAAAACGGTAGATTTTAACGGTAGGCCTTTTCATTTTATCGGCATAGGGGGCATTGGGATGTCAGGTTTGGCTTATATTTTAGCTAAACGACACTTACCCGTATCCGGTTCTGATGTTCGCTCTAGTCATATTACTCAGCGCTTACAATCTGTAGGAGCTAAAGTTTTTAACACTCAAGAAGCAACCAATTTAACTATCTTTCAACCGACTCCGGAAGACTCTTTAACTACCTTGATCCCCTGTGCTTCTGGAGAGAGTAAAAAAGTCGAAAAAACCCACCAAGCAGACTCAGCATTATCGCCAAATTCCTTACCACAAATTATTTGTTCAACAGCGATCGCCGATAATAATTCTGAGTACCAAGCCGCGAAAGAATTAGGATATCCGATTTTTCATCGTTCTGATGTTTTAGCTGCATTAATCAAAGACTATTATAGTATTGGAGTAGCGGGAACTCACGGAAAAACCACTACCAGCAGCTTAATTGGTTATATGTTGCTGGGGGGGGGTCTAGATCCGACTATAATTGTGGGGGGTGAAGTGGATGCTTGGGATGGAAATGCTCGTTTAGGACAAGGACAGTTTTTAGTGGCCGAAGTCGATGAATCCGATGGTTCGTTAACTAAACACTCTCCCCGCATCGGGATTATTACCAATATTGAACTCGATCATCCGGATCATTATCAAACTTTAGACGAAGTTGTGAAAACG belongs to Gloeothece citriformis PCC 7424 and includes:
- a CDS encoding glycosyltransferase 87 family protein, which produces MEFPQNQTLTKFVKFLLITAGVITFFAFLIDLKNTLTYWGSDLRNRIVGARLLIEGMNPYFFQWHQGISEKLLDPQDSLKSITTRVSVTPTVLTIHSMIAGLSFLNQKLIWLLVQWGAFLSTVLIFYKTNSKFIKKILILIIGWFFANSFFWRYHVNAGQMYVIYVFLVSLALFVLHQNFKYHENLSGFILGLTMSLRPPFILFFIPFLIYRKWKLLFSVITGLLFGVLIPFVFMNFSIWKSYFFAVTGMTQVINPSSSMPSTNNAIPQTAINYPKIIEGMNFRLIPKHWGFPDSSLQNLLTMLNIDIPSKLLIISAVFMILLLSFLFFVKWIKIFSINRVFLAVMVLYLISEFLIPIPRYAYYDIQWILPLFIIVEESNTSNLLSNKLIMVLLVGLLLGLGSFNWMYGAFYLSIFLISFYVIVTSIIVIKEKGKYQIQGE
- a CDS encoding type I glyceraldehyde-3-phosphate dehydrogenase; protein product: MIRVAINGFGRIGRNFLRCWLGRQDSQLEVVGLNDTSDPKTNAHLLKYDSMLGKLDADISADENSIIVNGKTIKCYSDRNPLNLPWADWGIDLIIESTGVFVDYEGASKHIVAGAKKVLITAPGKGPNIGTYVMGVNHDEYEHDAHAVVSNASCTTNCLAPVVKVIHENFGIIKGTMTTTHSYTGDQRILDASHRDLRRARAAAVNIVPTSTGAAKAVALVIPDMKGKLNGIALRVPTPNVSVVDLVAQVEKPTLAEQVNEVLKAASENSLKGILEYNDLPLVSSDYRGTDCSSTIDGSLTMVMGGDMVKVVAWYDNEWGYSQRVVDLAELVARKWK
- a CDS encoding CARDB domain-containing protein, whose product is MVYSESSINNLFNTKLEKDYLAVGLKSSHKDDLLSQKNQEWEDKYQSMFSPFNPWQPNGILGTDNRQRVNDTLTFPFSGVARIVTYWSNGEITIGSGAMVSPYHLLTAGHNLHDVSEGGYAQRVEVILGSKGTITRDDRANFEYYGVANSVNLRVDNVWANGENYDYDWGLITVDRNIGNYTGWFNYGFNNISNGTQVNVAGYPSDFFDPNKDGIWDNYDMTYQVGTISEVSNFVLKSTDLDFATGISGSPMWINQGNEKVIYGIASAMFYNTITRAGIYNQFTRITENRANTLTNWINQDNASLQPIDKPDWVDYDKWFDTNSASFLSTQITPGNSFSITTTIRNNGTAPSSAPIIVSFYASTDSSITTSDFKIGDVIVSPIAPFASESITWTGKFPTIAAGNYYVGWIIDSDNRSQEFDELNNTGMIKNSTLRINAPTTSPSTPTLPSTVIDWQISDSLLQTPAYRFYNTIAGGHFFTTSPTERDAVLRSLPHFQYEAVGFTASGVGGENLLPVYRFYNTVAGGHFFTMSEVERDTVINTQPQYIYEGVGFYTYGANSNLGQDIYRFYNTVAGGHFFTMSQAERDTVINTLPQYVYEGVAFEAG
- the mnmA gene encoding tRNA 2-thiouridine(34) synthase MnmA, yielding MNRVVVGLSGGVDSSTAAASLHHQGYDVVGLTLWLMKGKGQCCSEGMVDAAFICEQLGIPHHIVDSRDVFEKNIIDYLVSGYEVGITPLPCSQCNRAVKFGPMLNYARQELGIDRIATGHYARIGYDEVSGRYQLLRAVDRNKDQSYFLYDLTQDLLAATLFPLGNQTKEETRRIAHEFGLKTADKPESQDLCLIEAHGSMQEFLDKYIKQKEGDIVDLKGKVLGKHKGIHHYTIGQRKGLGVAAPEPLYVVKLDPIMNRVIVGNRADAGQSECNVSRMNWVSIPDPSTPIQTEAQVRYRSFPVRVNVIPLGDNRITLVFDEPQFGITPGQAAVLYQGDILLGGGIIEK
- a CDS encoding SPOR domain-containing protein; the encoded protein is MLNLKLNLLSGRCFHHLGQFLVIFSGFSIGNIAYSAPLLVGELPPPPSMNEDFSSYPEESVETIPYFEETPTSPDSEVLQREYNFQAPQPNYYSVPNREPSHATDKSVELYRVEVIAEDKSLLSQVREIEPFAYFQINGTGIYAGLFQDQQEAQKRVQQLINQGLSARIVPVNYSVSSSYDIPVQN